Part of the Bacteroides acidifaciens genome, ACAGACAGAACTTGCCATGCCATTATACTGGGGAATCGTTCCGGAAGAAGATAAAAAGAAAGTTGCTGCCAGACTACATGAATTGGTAGAAAAAGACGATTATCATCTGGACGTCGGTTTATTAGGAAGCAAGGCGCTACTTTCCGCCCTGTCAGATAACGGATATGCAGAAACAGCTTACAAAGTCGCATCACAAGACACCTATCCTTCCTGGGGGTACTGGATCAAACAAGGTGCTACAACTCTACATGAAAATTGGCGGACAGATGTCGTTATCGACAACTCATATAACCATATTATGTTCGGAGAAATAGGAGCATGGCTATACAAAGGACTGGGAGGAATTCAGATAGATGAAAAACATCCCGGATTCAAGCATATTTTGCTAAAACCTTTCTTTCCGGCAGACATGAATGAACTTACCATACGCTATAATACTCCCTATGGCTGGTTAAATATCAACTGGGTTCGTCAAACTAATGACTGCATCCGTTATACAATCGATATTCCGGCAGGCACTTCTGCAACATTTGTTCCTTTTACAATGCCAGAACCCCAAAAATCTATAACTTTACAAGCCGGAAAACATTCACTTGAACTTGATTTTATTCACCAATTAATCAATCAACGATAACTATGTACAAAAGAATCACCTTATTCACATTCATTTGCCTGCTCGCTTTAGCAGGAGTAGCCCAAAATAAAGACAATTATACCATTTTATTGTCCGGAGCATCTTTTGCCGAACCTAACAATAAGTGGTTTGAAATGGGCTGTCGTGCCCTTCACGCCATCCCCATCAATCGGGCTGTAAGTGCAGAATCTATTGCTCACACTGCAAATAAAATGCTGGACGGCACTCTCTATACCCCGGAAGAGTTCGATAACATTGATGTATTCGTCTTGATGCAAGTACATGAAAAAGACGTATATAACGAAGCAAACTTAAAAGAGAACTACAAGGATTATAAAACTCCTTTTGATGCTTCCGACTATGCCGTTTGCTATGATTATGTCATCAAACGCTACATATCAGACTGTTATAACCAGAAATTCAATCCAAAATCCAAATATTACAACACTCCTTATGGGAAACCTGCTTCTATTGTCTTATGTACTCATTGGCATGACAGTCGTCCGATATTCAACACTTCGGTCCGAAAACTGGCAGAAAAATGGGGATTCCCGGTAGTAGAATTCGACAGATACATCGGATTCTCCAAAAACCAGAAACATCCGGTTACAGGAAAACAATATAGCCTAATTTACACAGGGGATTCACAAGAGACTCATGGAGAAGTATTTGGATGGCATCCGCCACATGGAGAACATTCATTTATTCAACAGCGTATGGCTGCAATCTTTGCCGATACGCTTCGTAAGATATTGCTTCCCAAAGAATATATGAATAAATAATCACCAAATACTCATCGGATGAAAAAACTTCTATCATTAACAGTTTGCTTGCTATTTGTCCTATCACAAATGATGGCACAGCTTTCCGTACCTTCTTTCTTCTCAGACCACATGGTGCTGCAACGTGAGAAGCCAATCAATATATGGGGAACTGCCAGTGCCGGCGAGCGAATTAGCGTAACATTAGGAAATGCTCAAAAGAGTACCCGAACCAATAAAAATGGGAAATGGTCAGTCAGCCTGCCCCCTATGCAAGCCGGTGGACCGTATACTCTAAATGTGAAAAGCCCCAAGCAGACTTTATCATTTACAGATATTTTAATCGGTGAAGTATGGATCTGCAGCGGACAGTCAAATATGGAGTTTCGTCTGCGTAGCGCTAATCATGCTACCGAAGAAGTCGCAGCTGCCAATTACCCTCAAATCCGTTCATTCAACGTAATTCAAGAAATGGGGCACACTCCTAAAACCAACTTAAAAGGTAAATGGGAAGTATGTTCACCCGCCTCCGCTTCTGATTTTTCAGCTGTCGGCTATTTCTTTGCACGTGAATTATACCAAAAGCTCAATATTCCTATCGGATTCATCAACTCCTCATGGGGTGGTACGGACATCGAAACCTGGATGAGCATGGAAGTGATAGAGCATTTCCCGAAATATGAAAAATCATTAGCCCGTATGCGCTCTTCTGAATTCGAAGAATACATCCAGCACAGTGACAAAGCCAAAAATGAATTCGAACAAGCCATCATAAACGAACCGGGAGAAAAAGAGAAATGGTATTTAGAAAACACCCCTACAGAAAACTGGAAGGAACATATTGTTCCGTCATTATGGTCAAATGAGGAGTTATCCGGTATAGATGGAGTTGTATGGTTTACTTATCAGTTTTCCATACCGGCCAACTGTTTAGGACAGGATGCTGAATTGAGTCTCGGTACTATCGATGACGATGACGTTACCTGGATTAACGGACATGAAGTAGGACGAACGGTAGGATATGACCTGAAACGTCTATACAAGATTCCGGCAGAAGTATTAAAGGAACAGAATACCATCACTATTAAAATATCCGACTATCGTGGAGGAGGCGGTCTATA contains:
- a CDS encoding sialate O-acetylesterase; the protein is MKKLLSLTVCLLFVLSQMMAQLSVPSFFSDHMVLQREKPINIWGTASAGERISVTLGNAQKSTRTNKNGKWSVSLPPMQAGGPYTLNVKSPKQTLSFTDILIGEVWICSGQSNMEFRLRSANHATEEVAAANYPQIRSFNVIQEMGHTPKTNLKGKWEVCSPASASDFSAVGYFFARELYQKLNIPIGFINSSWGGTDIETWMSMEVIEHFPKYEKSLARMRSSEFEEYIQHSDKAKNEFEQAIINEPGEKEKWYLENTPTENWKEHIVPSLWSNEELSGIDGVVWFTYQFSIPANCLGQDAELSLGTIDDDDVTWINGHEVGRTVGYDLKRLYKIPAEVLKEQNTITIKISDYRGGGGLYGPKDEVYLKVNNRIFPLCDNWKYKVAVSSAQYDYVEYGPNAFPSLLFNAMIHPLVGLGMKGVIWYQGENNAARANEYIDLFPALIKDWRSRWNNEFPFYWVQLANFMSPAKQPSESHWANLRDTQSKTLALPHTGQAVIIDIGEENDIHPRNKQDVGKRLALHALHNDYGYNSIVCTGPIFQSVKRIGDALEITFNACDEQLVARNKYGYLSGFAIAGADGKYQWAQAKIENNKVIVWNKEIQQPVSVRYAWGDNPDDANLYNAAGLPASPFEGHISQ
- a CDS encoding DUF5040 domain-containing protein, coding for MYKRITLFTFICLLALAGVAQNKDNYTILLSGASFAEPNNKWFEMGCRALHAIPINRAVSAESIAHTANKMLDGTLYTPEEFDNIDVFVLMQVHEKDVYNEANLKENYKDYKTPFDASDYAVCYDYVIKRYISDCYNQKFNPKSKYYNTPYGKPASIVLCTHWHDSRPIFNTSVRKLAEKWGFPVVEFDRYIGFSKNQKHPVTGKQYSLIYTGDSQETHGEVFGWHPPHGEHSFIQQRMAAIFADTLRKILLPKEYMNK